One Pelobates fuscus isolate aPelFus1 chromosome 8, aPelFus1.pri, whole genome shotgun sequence genomic window carries:
- the MAPK7 gene encoding mitogen-activated protein kinase 7: MAELRKQQEEVQDGVHTKLEPARCASTTANNLAILKERSFDINFEVGDEYDIIETIGTGAYGVVSSARRKGSGQKVAIKKIPNAFDVVTNAKRTLRELKILKHFKHDNIIAIKDILRPSMSYADFKAVYVVLDLMESDLHQIIHSSQPLTLEHARYFLYQLLRGLKYIHSANVLHRDLKPSNLLINENCELKIGDFGMARGLCTKPDEYKYFMTEYVATRWYRAPELMLSLHEYTQAIDMWSVGCIFAEMLGRRQLFPGKNYIHQLQLIMTVLGTPSSQVIRAIGAERVRAYIQSLPSRQPVPWASLYPQGDRKALDLLSKMLRFDPRERISVNEALRHPFLSKYHDPDDEPECVPAFDFGFDKMILTKEQIKEAIVAEIDSFHRRREGIRRQISFKPALVPAVEGPVGEGVIREDDFQSPPLPPPPAGLDVDMPSANSARERLDFPMESPRAPLKPETIDLTSPVENGETVPPTENQEVKEETPLVKTDPEPVPKREGAISDDTKAALKAALMKSALRNKGKDAATSVSEAPEMKKPITAQERQREREEKRRRRHERAREREKKQKEKERRELKKAEGFGGLVLSENDKNLLERWTRMIDQTQQQPPNLPLIQTPSCSKPAPCPAQAAEICPVAQPVFSVPNINPIDKAGSRQNGILTAPTLTPSMQFVPRCLNPCPVPNLVHYVPPTSSGFHITTVVLAPQAKPGPPPVAAQLPSDVKFIGGGHVLQSNFPIPSRPNAPWPRCGQEGWPAPDTGDGKRGSLTIDPSLFLRNPTALEQTQTAPGIPYSRGGNSLSQGEHKACDITPLPPTTFNTDDTSHPTSPDISLVTQQLSKSQVEDLLPPVFSVTPKGSGAGYGVGFDLEEFLNQSFEMPSENRESLVDSAPLSASLLADWLEVHRMNPADMASLQEDLQLGSPMILSDIPDLQDS, from the exons ATGGCGGAGCTTAGAAAACAACAAGAAGAAGTCCAAGATGGTGTGCACACCAAGCTTGAGCCAGCACGTTGTGCTTCCACCACCGCCAACAACTTGGCAATTCTTAAAGAAAGGTCATTCGATATTAACTTTGAGGTTGGAGATGAATACGATATCATCGAAACTATTGGAACCGGGGCGTATGGGGTGGTTTCCTCTGCACGTCGAAAAGGCTCAG GTCAGAAAGTCGCCATTAAGAAAATACCAAATGCCTTTGACGTTGTAACGAATGCAAAACGAACACTTCGTGAGCTGAAAATTCTAAAGCACTTCAAGCATGATAATATAATCGCCATTAAAGATATTCTAAGACCATCCATGTCCTACGCAGACTTCAAGGCTGT GTATGTGGTACTAGACCTCATGGAAAGCGACTTACATCAGATCATCCATTCCTCGCAGCCACTCACCCTTGAACATGCCCGTTACTTCTTGTACCAGCTGCTGCGGGGCCTGAAGTACATCCATTCTGCCAACGTCCTTCATCGAGATCTAAAGCCTAGCAACCTCCTCATAAATGAGAACTGCGAGCTAAAGATCGGTGACTTTGGGATGGCTCGAGGCCTCTGCACCAAGCCAGATGAGTACAAATATTTCATGACTGAGTATGTAGCCACTCGCTGGTATCGAGCCCCTGAGCTTATGCTGTCACTCCACGAGTATACTCAGGCCATCGATATGTGGTCAGTGGGATGTATCTTTGCAGAAATGCTTGGACGCAGGCAGCTGTTCCCAGGAAAGAACTACATTCACCAACTTCAGCTCATAATGACTGTGTTAGGTACCCCATCCAGCCAGGTGATAAGGGCAATAGGGGCGGAGAGAGTACGGGCGTACATTCAGAGTTTGCCTTCTCGTCAACCAGTGCCGTGGGCAAGTCTTTACCCACAAGGAGACCGTAAAGCATTGGATCTACTTTCCAAAATGTTGAGATTTGACCCACGTGAACGAATTTCTGTGAACGAAGCCCTGCGGCACCCATTCCTCTCCAAATATCATGACCCAGATGATGAACCAGAATGTGTGCCGgcctttgactttggctttgataaAATGATTCTTACCAAGGAGCAGATCAAAGAAGCCATTGTAGCTGAAATAGACAGCTTTCACCGCAGGAGAGAAGGAATCCGACGACAAATTAGCTTTAAACCTGCACTGGTACCAGCCGTGGAGGGGCCAGTAGGTGAAGGTGTCATCAGGGAAGATGACTTCCAGTCTCCGCCACTCCCCCCTCCACCTGCAGGATTGGATGTGGACATGCCTAGTGCCAATTCCGCCAGGGAGAGGCTGGATTTCCCCATGGAGTCACCCAGGGCTCCATTGAAACCAGAGACTATAGATTTAACTTCTCCTGTGGAGAACGGAGAGACAGTGCCACCGACAGAGAACCAGGAGGTCAAAGAGGAGACACCATTAGTCAAAACAGATCCAGAACCTGTGCCAAAGAGGGAAGGGGCTATATCGGATGACACCAAAGCAGCGCTTAAAGCCGCGCTTATGAAATCAGCTCTGCGGAACAAGGGAAAAG ATGCTGCCACGTCTGTCTCCGAAGCTCCAGAAATGAAGAAGCCAATAACGGCTCAGGAACGCCAACGCGAACGTGAAGAGAAGAGAAGGAGGCGCCATGAGCGTGCCAGGGAGAGGGAAAAGAAGCAAAAAGAGAAGGAACGGCGGGAGTTGAAGAAAGCTGAGGGGTTTGGTGGGTTGGTCCTGAGTGAGAACGATAAGAACCTGTTGGAGAGATGGACTCGGATGATTGACCAGACTCAGCAGCAGCCACCCAATCTGCCTCTAATCCAGACACCATCATGTTCAAAGCCCGCACCTTGTCCTGCACAAGCAGCAGAAATCTGCCCTGTTGCCCAGCCTGTATTTAGTGTGCCTAACATCAACCCAATTGATAAAGCTGGCAGCCGTCAAAACGGAATCCTCACTGCTCCCACCCTAACTCCAAGTATGCAGTTTGTACCCAGATGTTTGAACCCCTGCCCTGTGCCCAACCTAGTACACTATGTCCCTCCTACATCTTCAGGTTTCCATATTACTACAGTAGTTTTGGCTCCACAAGCTAAGCCAGGGCCCCCTCCAGTAGCAGCCCAGCTTCCTTCTGATGTCAAGTTCATTGGTGGAGGACATGTTTTGCAAAGTAATTTTCCCATCCCCTCCAGACCCAATGCACCCTGGCCCAGATGTGGACAAGAAGGATGGCCTGCTCCAGACACTGGAGATGGCAAGAGAGGCTCATTGACTATAGATCCCTCTCTTTTTCTTCGTAATCCAACTGCCTTGGAGCAGACACAGACAGCGCCCGGAATTCCATATTCTAGGGGGGGAAACAGTCTATCTCAGGGAGAACACAAGGCTTGTGACATCACGCCACTCCCACCCACCACGTTCAACACAGATGACACCTCCCACCCGACCTCTCCAGATATTAGCCTGGTCACGCAGCAGCTTTCAAAGTCCCAG GTTGAAGATCTTCTCCCGCCCGTCTTCTCAGTGACCCCCAAAGGAAGTGGAGCTGGGTATGGAGTGGGCTTTGATCTGGAGGAGTTCCTGAACCAGTCCTTTGAGATGCCATCAGAGAACCGCGAGAG CCTAGTGGACTCTGCTCCTCTTTCGGCCTCGCTCTTAGCTGATTGGCTGGAAGTTCACCGGATGAATCCTGCCGACATGGCTTCCCTTCAGGAAGATCTCCAGCTGGGGTCTCCCATGATCCTGTCCGACATTCCTGATCTCCAGGACAGTTGA